One Bythopirellula goksoeyrii genomic window, CTTTACGGGTGCCGGAAAGTTTCTCGTAGTCCCTGATGGTAGGCCACCTGAAGATGTACTGGAGTATGTGGATCCTGAAATCAAGCTTGCCTTGGCAGGTGCACTGCAGAGGGCGATGAAAGAGAAGCTGCCGGTCGCATACGGCAAGATCAACTGTGGCTCAGTCGGCGAGGGGCAGCAGCTAAGGCTCTCCGTCAGACCGATTTCTATCCGCAGCACAGGTGATGACTACTACCTCATTACTTTTGAATCACGAAAGAAAGAACCACTTCAGGTGAAGGTATCCGATGAGATCCATCTTGATGGAGTATCTCTTGATCGGATCAACGAACTCGAAGAGGAGCTTCAGTATACCAAAGAGAATTTGCAGTCAACTGTTGAGGAGATGGAGACCACCAATGAAGAGCTGCAAGCGACCAACGAGGAATTGGTCGCTTCCAACGAAGAGCTGCAGAGCACAAACGAAGAGTTACATTCCGTGAACGAGGAGTTGTATACGGTCAATGCCGAACACCAAAAGAAAATCACAGAACTGACTGAACTAACTGATGACATGGACAATCTGTTGCGTAGCACAGAGGTTGGCACCATTTTTGTGGATCGTGAGCTCACGATACGCAAATTGACTCCGCAGATAGCCCACGTATTTCAGCTCGTTCCGCAAGATGTTGGCAGGACACTCAATGCTTTCACACATAGTATAAAACATGAATCTCTGATGGATGATGTTCAGCGCGTAATTGAGTTGGAAGAGGCATTTGAGCTCGACGTACAAGATCGACATGGAACGTGGTACTTTCTACGAATTTTACCCTATCGGTCTAGAGAGCGTGTTGATGGAGCCGTGCTCACATTGACTGATATTGATAGTATCAAACGTTCTGAAGAACAACTGAGACGTTTGTCTAAAGTATTCATGGACGGAGCCGATCCGATTATCATTGAAGACTTGGAAGGACAAATAGTTGACTTGAATCAAGAAGCGGAGCAAACATACGGCTGGAGTCGCGAGGAACTGATCGGAAAGAATATCTCCGTTCTGGTTCCTGAAAGCCAGCGCGACAGGTCCGTCCAGCTGCGTCAGCGTTGTCGTGACAAGGAGTCTCTACGAAACGTCGAGACTTGGAGGCAGTCGAAGTCTGGTGAATCTCGACCGATCCTGCTCACACTCTCTTTGCTTTCCGGCGAGGATGGCGAATCCGTAGGAATCGCCACTATTGCGAAAGACATCACCGCACGAAAAGCAGCGGAAGAAGAAGCACATCGGGAAGTAAAACGCCGCGATGAGTTTCTTGCGATGCTTTCACACGAACTTCGCAATCCACTGGGGGGAGTTGCAAATGCCGCCAGAATTCTCGAACACAAGAAAACTACATCATCGGCCATAGCAGCAGCTTCCGATGTCATACTACGTCAGACCAGTCAAATGGCCTGCTTGTTGGATGATCTGCTCGACGTTTCGAGGATTACACAGGGAAAAATAGATCTCCGCAAAGAGGTTTTCGACCTTTCAAAAACTATAGACGATGCGATTCAAGCAGTTTGTGCAGAGATCGAACAACGTGACCATCAACTTGAGGTGACTGCTCCCGGCGAGGCGATTTATGTCGAGGGGGATCCATCTAGGCTACTACAAATTCAAGTAAATCTGCTAGTCAATGCTGCCAAATACACGCCAAACGGAGGTCGAATCTCTTTGTCGCTCAGCAGCGAAGGCGGATACGCCTGCATGCGAGTCGAAGATAACGGTAAAGGAATTGCGCCTGAGTTGCTTGATTCCGTTTTTGATTTGTTCGTACAAGGCGATAATCCGATTGACCGTTCCGATGGTGGTTTGGGCGTGGGTCTCAGTCTCGTGAAGATGCTCGTGGAGCTGCATCAAGGAACTGTCACGGCCAGTAGTGCAGGACTCGATAATGGTAGCGTATTTACGGTAAAGCTTCCGATTTCTACGAAAAAACCAAACATCAATGGTCCAAACGTTGACTTTGCGGCAGACACGTCTGCACGAATCCTGATCACCGAAGACAACGAGGACAGCCGCAACATGCTCAAACAGCTCCTAGAATTGGAGGGTTATCAAGTATCTGTTGCCGCCGATGGCGAATCAGGCTACGAAGCTATTCGAAATGGAGAGTTTGACATTGCTTTGGTTGACATCGGCTTGCCAAAAATGGACGGATACCAACTTGCCCGCAAAGTTCGTACAGAACTATCTGATCGAAATCTACGTCTGGTTGCAATCACTGGCTATGGCCGGGCCGAGGACCACCAAAA contains:
- a CDS encoding chemotaxis protein CheB, encoding MIIPNDNGFIAANSLPDSSGGEVGLDDTASLYVVSLGASAGGLEALEKFFDTVPDESGLAFVVVQHLSPDFKSLMNELLARHTELKIYRVEDGMEVEPNAIYLIPPKKEMIVADGKLLLTDKDPSQGLSLPIDTFMRSQAQEYGEQAIGVILSGTGSDGSRGIRAIHEAGGFVIAQDETTANFDGMPRSAIETGIVDAVLPPHQIADEILRHIRGDTQSPATAEDCHRVSESGISELFGALREVYRIDFSYYKPATVVRRVERRLQLTGCLDLSDYVRSVLSDKDELNALYRDLLIGVTKFFRDADAFRNLEVEVIPQLLSRVPADEELRVWVAGCATGEEAYSMAILLHEALSTRSRPLNVKVFATDVHHASIEIASGGFYAEDALSGVSSERLQRYFLKRGSGYQVAQDLRKMIVFAPHNVVKDAPFTKLDLVCCRNLLIYLKPEAQNKALSLFHFGLRAGGFLFLGPSESPADLDEEFETVDRHWKMYRKRRDARLPANLRLPLSPGLERLRSVPATNHAALRAIPEVHLLKAYDALLEDYVPASLLVDEHRKLVHSFTGAGKFLVVPDGRPPEDVLEYVDPEIKLALAGALQRAMKEKLPVAYGKINCGSVGEGQQLRLSVRPISIRSTGDDYYLITFESRKKEPLQVKVSDEIHLDGVSLDRINELEEELQYTKENLQSTVEEMETTNEELQATNEELVASNEELQSTNEELHSVNEELYTVNAEHQKKITELTELTDDMDNLLRSTEVGTIFVDRELTIRKLTPQIAHVFQLVPQDVGRTLNAFTHSIKHESLMDDVQRVIELEEAFELDVQDRHGTWYFLRILPYRSRERVDGAVLTLTDIDSIKRSEEQLRRLSKVFMDGADPIIIEDLEGQIVDLNQEAEQTYGWSREELIGKNISVLVPESQRDRSVQLRQRCRDKESLRNVETWRQSKSGESRPILLTLSLLSGEDGESVGIATIAKDITARKAAEEEAHREVKRRDEFLAMLSHELRNPLGGVANAARILEHKKTTSSAIAAASDVILRQTSQMACLLDDLLDVSRITQGKIDLRKEVFDLSKTIDDAIQAVCAEIEQRDHQLEVTAPGEAIYVEGDPSRLLQIQVNLLVNAAKYTPNGGRISLSLSSEGGYACMRVEDNGKGIAPELLDSVFDLFVQGDNPIDRSDGGLGVGLSLVKMLVELHQGTVTASSAGLDNGSVFTVKLPISTKKPNINGPNVDFAADTSARILITEDNEDSRNMLKQLLELEGYQVSVAADGESGYEAIRNGEFDIALVDIGLPKMDGYQLARKVRTELSDRNLRLVAITGYGRAEDHQKVLEAGFDEHAVKPVAPEELARVLRQSR